In Gambusia affinis linkage group LG08, SWU_Gaff_1.0, whole genome shotgun sequence, a single window of DNA contains:
- the api5 gene encoding apoptosis inhibitor 5 isoform X2, with translation MAVTIEELYRNYGILADAKENLSQHKDAYQAILDGVRGGPKEKRLAAQFIPKFFSSFPELADAAINAQLDLCEDEDVSIRRQAIKELPRFATGENIFRVADILTQLLQTDDTAEFNQVNVALISIFKMDAKGTLGGLFSQILQGEDIVRERAIKFLATKLKTLPEDVMTKEVEDYVFAETKKVLEDVTGEEFVLLMRMVSALRVLQSVNGRQQLVELVVEQADLEQALNPADPDTVDRLLQCTRQALPLFSKNVHSTRFVTYFCEHVLPNLSTLTSPIAELDIQLEVLKLLAEMSPFCGDMEKLEANLNTLFTKLVEFMPLPPDEVENGENSASEEPKLQFSYVECLLFGFHQLGKKLPDFLVDKVDAERLKDFKIRLQYFARGLQVYIRQLRMALQGKTGDALKTEENKIKVVALKITNNINVLIKDLFHNPPSYKSTVTLSWKPVQKPEAAAPKRPSSEEMGSGTSTKKQIAPLPRRDARQIYNPPSEQRGGYRGGRGRGFWARGSRSRGRIY, from the exons ATGGCGGTCACAATCGAGGAGCTTTATCGGAACTACGGGATCCTTGCTGATGCTAAAGAAAACCTCAGCCAG CACAAAGATGCATACCAAGCAATCCTGGACGGCGTGAGGGGAGGACCCAAAGAGAAGCGACTGGCAGCTCAGTTTATCCCCAAGTTCTTCAGCAGCTTTCCAGAGTTGGCTGATGCGGCCATAAATGCTCAGCTTGATCTCTGCGAGGATGAAGATGTGTCC ATTCGACGACAAGCCATTAAGGAGTTGCCCCGGTTCGCGACTGgcgaaaacattttcagagtcGCTGATATTCTgacccagctccttcagacaG ATGATACTGCAGAGTTCAACCAAGTGAACGTGGCACTGATTTCAATCTTCAAAATGGATGCTAAAG GGACGCTCGGAGGTCTGTTTTCACAGATCCTGCAGGGTGAGGACATCGTGCGAGAAAGGGCCATCAAGTTCCTGGCCACCAAGCTGAAGACCTTACCAGAGGACGTCATGACGAAGGAGGTGGAGGATTACGTCTTCGCTGAGACAAAGAAG GTGTTGGAGGACGTCACAGGGGAGGAGTTTGTGCTCCTGATGCGCATGGTGTCCGCTCTGCGCGTGCTGCAGTCGGTAAACGGGCGGCAGCAGCTGGTGGAGCTGGTGGTGGAGCAGGCCGACCTGGAGCAGGCCCTCAATCCAGCAGACCCGGACACCGTGGACCGGCTGCTGCAGTGCACCCGCCAGGCTCTCCCCTTATTCTCT aaaaatgtccaTTCCACCCGATTTGTGACTTATTTCTGCGAACATGTGCTGCCTAACCTCAGCACCCTGACGAGTCCCATAGCGGAGCTGGACATCCAGCTGGAG GTGCTGAAGCTGCTGGCTGAGATGAGTCCGTTCTGCGGAGACATGGAGAAGCTGGAGGCCAACCTCAACACGTTGTTTACCAAGCTGGTG GAGTTCATGCCTCTGCCGCCTGACGAGGTTGAGAACGGCGAAAACTCTGCCAGCGAGGAGCCCAAGCTGCAGTTCAGCTACGTGGAGTGTCTCCTCTTCGGTTTCCACCAGCTGGGCAAGAAGCTGCCAGACTTTCTAGTGGACAAAGTTGATGCCGAGCGCCTCAAAGACTTCAAGATCAG GCTACAGTATTTTGCCAGAGGTCTGCAGGTTTACATCAGACAGTTGCGGATGGCGCTGCAGGGGAAAACGGGAGACGCTCTGAAAACAGAAGAG AACAAAATCAAAGTGGTGGCCCTCAAGATCACAAACAACATCAACGTCCTCATCAAG GATCTTTTCCACAACCCTCCGTCATACAAGAGCACAGTGACCTTATCCTGGAAGCCTGTCCAGAAGCCGGAGGCAGCAGC GCCCAAACGTCCGTCGAGTGAGGAAATGGGGTCTGGCACcagcacaaaaaaacagatcGCGCCTCTGCCACGGCGGGACGCCAGACAGATTTACAACCCGCCCAGCG AGCAGCGTGGCGGCTACAGGGGCGGACGAGGACGAGGcttctgggcgagaggcagcAGGAGCCGAGGCCGGATCTACTGA
- the api5 gene encoding apoptosis inhibitor 5 isoform X1, with protein sequence MAVTIEELYRNYGILADAKENLSQHKDAYQAILDGVRGGPKEKRLAAQFIPKFFSSFPELADAAINAQLDLCEDEDVSIRRQAIKELPRFATGENIFRVADILTQLLQTDDTAEFNQVNVALISIFKMDAKGTLGGLFSQILQGEDIVRERAIKFLATKLKTLPEDVMTKEVEDYVFAETKKVLEDVTGEEFVLLMRMVSALRVLQSVNGRQQLVELVVEQADLEQALNPADPDTVDRLLQCTRQALPLFSKNVHSTRFVTYFCEHVLPNLSTLTSPIAELDIQLEVLKLLAEMSPFCGDMEKLEANLNTLFTKLVEFMPLPPDEVENGENSASEEPKLQFSYVECLLFGFHQLGKKLPDFLVDKVDAERLKDFKIRLQYFARGLQVYIRQLRMALQGKTGDALKTEENKIKVVALKITNNINVLIKDLFHNPPSYKSTVTLSWKPVQKPEAAAPKRPSSEEMGSGTSTKKQIAPLPRRDARQIYNPPSGKYSASIGNFTYEQRGGYRGGRGRGFWARGSRSRGRIY encoded by the exons ATGGCGGTCACAATCGAGGAGCTTTATCGGAACTACGGGATCCTTGCTGATGCTAAAGAAAACCTCAGCCAG CACAAAGATGCATACCAAGCAATCCTGGACGGCGTGAGGGGAGGACCCAAAGAGAAGCGACTGGCAGCTCAGTTTATCCCCAAGTTCTTCAGCAGCTTTCCAGAGTTGGCTGATGCGGCCATAAATGCTCAGCTTGATCTCTGCGAGGATGAAGATGTGTCC ATTCGACGACAAGCCATTAAGGAGTTGCCCCGGTTCGCGACTGgcgaaaacattttcagagtcGCTGATATTCTgacccagctccttcagacaG ATGATACTGCAGAGTTCAACCAAGTGAACGTGGCACTGATTTCAATCTTCAAAATGGATGCTAAAG GGACGCTCGGAGGTCTGTTTTCACAGATCCTGCAGGGTGAGGACATCGTGCGAGAAAGGGCCATCAAGTTCCTGGCCACCAAGCTGAAGACCTTACCAGAGGACGTCATGACGAAGGAGGTGGAGGATTACGTCTTCGCTGAGACAAAGAAG GTGTTGGAGGACGTCACAGGGGAGGAGTTTGTGCTCCTGATGCGCATGGTGTCCGCTCTGCGCGTGCTGCAGTCGGTAAACGGGCGGCAGCAGCTGGTGGAGCTGGTGGTGGAGCAGGCCGACCTGGAGCAGGCCCTCAATCCAGCAGACCCGGACACCGTGGACCGGCTGCTGCAGTGCACCCGCCAGGCTCTCCCCTTATTCTCT aaaaatgtccaTTCCACCCGATTTGTGACTTATTTCTGCGAACATGTGCTGCCTAACCTCAGCACCCTGACGAGTCCCATAGCGGAGCTGGACATCCAGCTGGAG GTGCTGAAGCTGCTGGCTGAGATGAGTCCGTTCTGCGGAGACATGGAGAAGCTGGAGGCCAACCTCAACACGTTGTTTACCAAGCTGGTG GAGTTCATGCCTCTGCCGCCTGACGAGGTTGAGAACGGCGAAAACTCTGCCAGCGAGGAGCCCAAGCTGCAGTTCAGCTACGTGGAGTGTCTCCTCTTCGGTTTCCACCAGCTGGGCAAGAAGCTGCCAGACTTTCTAGTGGACAAAGTTGATGCCGAGCGCCTCAAAGACTTCAAGATCAG GCTACAGTATTTTGCCAGAGGTCTGCAGGTTTACATCAGACAGTTGCGGATGGCGCTGCAGGGGAAAACGGGAGACGCTCTGAAAACAGAAGAG AACAAAATCAAAGTGGTGGCCCTCAAGATCACAAACAACATCAACGTCCTCATCAAG GATCTTTTCCACAACCCTCCGTCATACAAGAGCACAGTGACCTTATCCTGGAAGCCTGTCCAGAAGCCGGAGGCAGCAGC GCCCAAACGTCCGTCGAGTGAGGAAATGGGGTCTGGCACcagcacaaaaaaacagatcGCGCCTCTGCCACGGCGGGACGCCAGACAGATTTACAACCCGCCCAGCGGCAAGTACAGCGCCTCTATTGGCAATTTCACCTACG AGCAGCGTGGCGGCTACAGGGGCGGACGAGGACGAGGcttctgggcgagaggcagcAGGAGCCGAGGCCGGATCTACTGA